Genomic segment of Ailuropoda melanoleuca isolate Jingjing chromosome 1, ASM200744v2, whole genome shotgun sequence:
TCAACTCTCACTGTCCGTCCATGGCATGCCACGGATGAGGCCGCGATGCTCTGCAGAGGTCATGGTGGCCTGAGGGAGAGCGAGCATGGGGACACACGCGCCACAAAGATGACACCGCGGACGTGAATGCCTGCACACGAGCAGAGGCGGCCAGAAGCCCAGGGGTGCAGGGCCGCAGCTGCAAGAGGAGGAGAGCCCCGCGCTCTCACCTGGTACTCCAGAACAAAGATGAAGATGTTGTCGGCCCCCACGGCAAGCACCAGGAAAGGCACCACCTGAAGGATCACCAGGGAGGACGGCACGCCCAGGTAGGAGAAGAGGCCCATGGCCGCCGTGACTGCTCCCAGCACCACCGACACTCCGCCCAGACCCAGCGTGACCTTGGAGTCCACCTGCAATGGGACCAGGCTCAGCCTCCGGGCTGCAGGGTGGCCAGTGGTGCCCCTGCCCTGAGCGAGAGAAGGGCATCGGGGCCGGGGGGCCAGGCGTCCAGCCCGCAGGAGCCTGCACCTCTCCCACAGCACGCGCTGTGGGGCATTCTAAAGGTCAGCTCTGCGTCTGCTCCAGGGGGGCCTGTCCAAGAGCAGGACACCTCCAGGAAGCGTTACCCCTTGGGGAGCCCCTGCAGGGAAGGTTCCGGATGTCCTGACAAGCCACCCTGCTGTGCTCCCCCCCCCCGAATTCTCACCGGCACTCGGCGCCAGCTGGAGTAGCTGCCCAGGGCCAGGGCGATGTACAGAAAGATGACGATGTAGCTGACCCCGAAGATGGGCAGGTCCTGGGCCGTGGTGCGGTTGATCTCGTCCTCCAGGGAGCGCTGCGGACGCACACCCCGCCAGCCCCGCTCACCCACGGGCTCCCTGAGGCCCAGCGGGGAGGCGGGGTCCTGTCCTCCCAGACGGGTGGGCCCAGGATCactcaggaaagggaaagaacCCACCCGAGCCCCCCCGGGTCCCCCCCCGCAGACCCAGGGACCCCAAAACCTACCTCCGCCATGAATGCGACCTGGAACCTGCCAGCTGTCCGCTCTTGGAAGGCTTTCAACTCCTCCAAGAAGGCCGCCTCCCAGAGCTTAGCCTGTGCCAGCAGGGGGTCCCCAGGGGCGTAGTTGTTGAGGGAGAAGGTCATGATCAGGGCCTCTGCCTCAGAGTAGTCCTTCCCTGGGATGAGAAATGCTCAGCTaccctccttcctcacccctgctcccctccNNNNNNNNNNNNNNNNNNNNNNNNNNNNNNNNNNNNNNNNNNNNNNNNNNNNNNNNNNNNNNNNNNNNNNNNNNNNNNNNNNNNNNNNNNNNNNNNNNNNNNNNNNNNNNNNNNNNNNNNNNNNNNNNNNNNNNNNNNNNNNNNNNNNNNNNNNNNNNNNNNNNNNNNNNNNNNNNNNNNNNNNNNNNNNNNNNNNNNNNNNNNNNNNNNNNNNNNNNNNNCTCCAGCAGCACCcccggctcccctccccctctccagcctcacccctgcctccccaaCCTTCCATCTCCAAGTCATTGTCTAGCCCCTCCACCAGAGTTCCCTCCCTCAGCCAAGGGCAGGGCCTATGAACCCAGGCACAGACCAGAGGACCTGAGCAGGCTGGGAGAAGCTGAAGGAGGTGGCAGGTCTGCAGCCCCTGCCAGTCCCCCCCAAGCCTGGCCACCCCCAGGCAGCGAGAGCCCATCACTACTTcctcctgccactgcccctgccccataCTGCCCCTGCCCCATACTGCCCCCTCTCTGACCACCCCTGGGGCCACCCGGCTTACCTTTGTAACCCCCCACGGCAAGGAAGGGGAAGACAGGGCCCCCGTAGTCAGCCATGCAGCTCAGGGATAGGGCCGTGCCATCCTTGAAGGTGAGCGGGGCgctgggggcagaaggaaggaccTTTCCTGGCCCTGTGCCCATTGCTAGGCCCggcacccagccccaggctgccAGCACCGGCACCTGACCCCATGGCCAGAACCATTTCTCCCAACAAGATTTCATGCGGCCCAAACCACAATGGAACCTCTCCCCTCACACGTGCCCGAGGCTCCGGGCTCAGAGCCGCATCCCAGACAAGGCGGGTAAGCATCGCATACACCGCCCCCTGCAGGGACACCAGGACTTCACCCCAGGAGTCAGCACAAGACAGCTGCCTGGGCCTCAAGCTGATCAGCCTCCTCCCTCGCCAGCTTGGAACCTCCAGGCCCTGAGTTCAGATCCTTCTTTCTGCAGGCAGGTGACAGCCAGGGACCCTGGGCACCTCTCTACTGAGCCTCTCTGCAAGCACATCCTGGGCGCCTGGACAAAGTGCTCTTGGAGTGAGCACGTCGGTCACCGGCTGTCCTGGGCGTGCTGGTtgccctgtgaccttgagcagctCACTACACCCCTGGGCCTGTTTTCCTGTCTCTGGAACGGGGATCATCAGACCACCCAAGAGCCATTGTGAgcattcaaaatcaaaataaagccaGCATGAGGACTGGACCTGCGGCCAGAGCTTCCTCCCTGACCCGCCAGTTCCGAGGGCCAGCCAGGGCCAAGCACAGACTCTGGGAAGTGGCCCAAACCGTGGGCTTCCCAAGGGGCAGGGCCCTGGGTCTCTCTCCTCAAATCCAGTGTTCTCAGTGTGGCATCAGGGCCCAGAGTCTGCAAGgccaaaactatttttataataacacggcagtgctgtttgttttttcctctcatttgccCTCGGATATAAAGGGTACAGAGGGTCACCAACATGCCTTCAGACTCCATATTGCAATTAACACCTAGGAAAAAACCGCCTGTTGATTCTGGTGTAGTATCAAAGGTAAGCCCAAGTATGTGGAAAGGGGCTGTCACAATACTCCTCCCTCTTCTGGCCACACGGGGCGGGGGGCAAGTATTCTCACTGGGCTCCGACCAACAGACCACACGCAGATGCCAGAATCCAGCTGTCCTCTAGAAACCATGCTCCCTCTGTGGACGTGTAATGGGCTCGTTACTGGTATTTGTAAAGaaccaatacatattttttcatttctcagttttgCTTTCTCGTGGGAGATGTCAGTAGATAGAACCTCTCTCTACCCGAGCCAGAGATCTCTGGGGACTTGGGTTTCTCCAGATGCTGAGGGCCTCTGCCCACCGCAGCCTCAGAGAGCCTCGGCCACTGCCTCTGCACCTGCCGCCCCCCAGGCTGTGGTGGCTCGGGAGCCTTCGCTCCAGCCCTGAGGCCCAGAGGCCTCAATAGCATCCTGGTTTGCACCACAGCGGAGTGGAGGCTGCTGGAGACCGAACCCCAAAAGTATCGGGCTGTGTGGCCGCCTCCTGCACAGGGAGGCTGAGACGAGCCGCAGCCCCTGCTCTGGCCCGACGGCACCTCACGGGGTACCCCGCTGGCCTCAGGGGCCCGTACAGAACCCCACGCATGTGTGGGGCCATCACGTTGCTCTGTAACACACAAAGCAAGGACGTGCAAGGAAGCCACTGCTGTGTCCGAGTGGAATCGGAACTGGGGAGGCCAAGACAGCCCTGTGCTGATCTGTGACAGCGAGTGGGAACCCAGGGAAGCAGTGGGGCCTGGGGGAGAGGCATAGAGAGAAAGGGTGTGTTGCAGCCCCTGAGACCGAGATGAGACACGGAGCTCCTCGGGAGCCCAGGCGCTGCGAGACCCTCGCTGCACACAGCAGCCCCGGCTGGAGCCGGCCGCGGGGGACTCACTTGGCACAGTAGAGGAAGTGGTCCCTCCAGTCCACCTGGGAGGTCTGCCCCATGAGCGTCTGGTTGGCCGTAAGCAGCAGGAGCGTGCGGTTGTTCTGGAAATACTGCAGGAGGCTGTTGACGCAGCAGTCGGAGAGACTGGTGTTGCGCGGGTTGAGGGGCGCGAAGCAGATGTCCTGCAGCGAGACGTTGCGCTGCTCGGCGGCCGACCACACCTGCAGGTGCCGCAGTGTCTCCTGCAGCTCCAGCACCTCCAGGAGGAGGTCTGAGACCAGGATCCCGCTGAAGTTCTTGGGCCCGAGCAGCAGGGAGTCGTAGCGGTAGCTGGGCTGGCTGGGAGCCGTCAAGATCACCTGGTTGGTCCGGAAGAAGGGGCCGAAATGCTGGTCGTGGAACGCCTTCTCGCTGCGGGCTTGGCTGCTGGGGGCCGACCACAGCTCCACGGGGTCCGTGGTCAGCTCCACAAAGGCCAGGCCTCCCGACAAGGCCAGCACCACGGCAATGGACAGGAAGAGGATGGTCAGCGGCCACGaggccacccacgtgccccagccCTGGAAGCACTGGCTAAGGACGGTGTGGGTGGAGAGGCTGAGTCTGTCAGAGAGGCTtgtgcctgccttgggctccggcATCTTGTCCTGGCGGCAGGATGCAGCCACGCGGGTCCCCACCAGGAAGGCGGTGAGCAGGGCGAGCGCAGAACAGAGGATGATGACGAGGGCCAGCCCACCTGCCATCCGGCCCAGGTAGAAGGTGGCATCCAGGGCCTCAGGCTGGACGATGATGGGGCAGGACGCAGCGCAGTCCTGGCAGGAGCAGGCTGACGTGTCATTCCCCTCGGACTCGTTGCAGGGCCTGATCTCCCCGTTCAGAGGCTGTATCCCACTCCCGGGGGCCTGGCCGGGCTCCAACAGGTGGAAGGTGATGTCCAGGGGAGCCAGGCCGTTCCCTGTGTCCCCCTGGAAATTGAGCCAGCGCTGAGCATTGCAGAGGGCAGAGCCGTACACGCCACACATGGTGCCCACGGCCAGCGTGGCAGCCGCGGGGATGCGCACCCGGCTGCAGGAGTCGTAGGCCCGCTGGGCGAAGCTACTCTGGTAGAAAGCCTCATAGGCCACCACGGCCTGGGGCtggccgcccccgccccccgccacgcGGGTCACGTTAATGAAGAGGCTCTGGTTGGGGCTGCACGTGTTGTGGCAGTGCAGGCTCACGAAGTTGTCGGAGCAGGCCGGGCAGCGGGTGAGGAGGGCCTTGGTGACCGCCAGGCTCGCCTCCAGGGACACCAGCTGCTTggaggagcagcaggcatagGTGGCGTCGGGGCCTGCGTAGAGGCGGGGGCAGATGCGCTGGAGGAGGGCCAGGTGGTTGCCTGTGACGTGGACGGCGGGCGTGTTGGACAGGCAGGACACGTTCAACAGCGGGGCCAGGCCCCCGGACAGCTCCGGGTTCTTCCCACACTCATCATAGAAAGCACAGTAGCCAGGCTGGTGGATCGGCGTGTACGGCTGGCCCTGGGCCTACGGGGCAGGGCGACGTCACCACGGGCCCCAGCGCCAGGCGGCAGGCAGTGGGGGTGGAAGGACCCGGAGCAGGGGCAGGCGTGGGGTGGAGGGCTGGGAGACccagggagagaggtggggtgcCTCCCGCAACATCTGGGGGCGATGGGTGGGCAGGCACAGCCAGGCTGTCATCCTGAGTAGTGGGGCCAGTGAGACGGAGGTGGCGGACAGATCTGCATTTAGCGAGGTCACGGCGGAGGGTGAGGGAACAGGTGGGGAGAACGGGGTGGGCTGGGAGACCCCTGGAGGCTGCTGCATGGTCCTGCTGGGAAACAGCCCCTGACAGGTTGGGTGCTGAGTCCAGGTGGCCCTGTGGCCACGGGGCATTGGTGCTTCAAAGGTGGCTGCTGTCCGCTCGAGCTGCAGCCCACACCCAGAGGCCCAGGGCCCCTCCTGGAGATTCTGTGCAgtttcccctgccctcccctgcttggGACCGAAAGCCTTCGCCCATCCTCCTGGACATGTGAGTGACGGAGAAACTTGAGGCAAGAGTCCTGgaactccccccgcccccagatgCTAAATCCTCATCCAGTGATCCCCCTGAGCCCACCCCACAGCATCCCAGGATGGGACCCTCCCTCATTCCTCCGCTCCCCCCTCAGGCCAGGACGTCCATGGCACACCAGGGATGGGAGGCACTCCGTCATCCCCGGTCCCCGGgacccccacctgctcccctcctGGGGCTGCCTGGGATCCCTCATCCATCCACAGACAGCGCCTCAGACTCTAGGCCCTCCCCGCTGTGGCCACGCAGCCCCCCACACAGGACCCCCACccggggggaggcaggggcagagtggCCGTGGCCGCCAGCATCGGACTCACCAAGTGCAGGAGCAGCGCCCCCAGCAGCCAGCCCCTCAGGCCAGCCTCCGCCATCCCAGCGCAGGGCAGGGGTCCGAGGGCAGTGGGGCTAGGCCACGGGGACAGCCGGAGacagcccaggcctggctcttGGGAATGCACAGTGCTTGTCTAGGCAGCTCATGTACTGAAACTGGGGGTGCACACAAGGCAGCCTCCCCATCAGGGACAGCCTGGCCTGACTCGTCTGGGACCAATGGCGCTGAGCCCTGCACCTCCCACGGCTCCCGGCTAGTTAATGATCCACCTTCTCTCGCCCTCCTGCCTTTGTCCCACTCTCTTGATGAGCCCCGGTGAGGGGCTGGGGTCTCCCCTTGGCCTACTTCCCAAACTGAGAGCTGGCCCTCCAAacaccccccaccctcagcctgcCGGGCCTCAGACCccctctctgcccagccccctgTTGAGACCAAGCCAGCTGCGGCTGGGACACACCCTTGCACTGTCAACCTTAGCAACAGTTGTTAATTAATATTAACAACCTGATAACAGAGGGGACAGTTAGGGGTGGAGTGACCAGTGACAAATCTCCTCCTCTGGGTGGAGGGGGCAGATCAGCTCCCCCGAGGCCTGACAGCGCTCAGAGATCCCAGATGCGAGAGCCACGGCCCTCCTCTGCCCGCCAGCTCTTCTGCCCCgtccccctccctcctgtccccggCCAGGCCCGTCCCTGCCAACCCTGCGGGCGCAGTGTCACTGGAAGCCCCACGCCAACAGCGCAGGTGCGCGGTACGCACCTTCTGCTCCCTCCCTCGGGCTCTCCCTATCACCGGATGGCCCAGACCTTGGCCCCCACGCCAAGGCTGAGCTGATAAGGGAGCCTGGAGCCTATGCGGAGCACCTTCTGTTTGACTGCCTGCCAGAGACAGCTACAGGAAGGAGCCTGCTATCTCTCAGATCCTGTGTGTCATGGACCCTGCTCTGACTCGGGAGCCACCCTAGACGTGCCAGGGAAGTCAGAAGCCATCGGGGGCTCAGGCCCACCCTGAGTCAGCTCTGAGTCAGccgcgggggggcggggagaagagCCAAGGGCCTGGGGCTGTCTGGGCAGTGTCCACTGTCCGATCCCCCCGGGCCCTGCCGCCATACACCTGGCTGGCCGACGCGGAGACTCCAGCCCCCCCCTCAGGGTTTCCGTCCCGTCCCTGCTTCTGCATCGtctcccagaagcagagcctgccACGGGGATTTCACTGCACCTAGTGTATCACAGGTGACGCCAGGTGGCCCCAGCAGGGCATCAGGGATGAGCCGGGGAACAAAAGGAAGCCTGCGTGGTCTGCGGGGTCTTAGCTGAGACACGCCGAGACTGAGAGCAGCGCGTGGACCCTGAGCAGAAGATGCACGTGCCCCCCACCATCCGTGCACTTCCGGCCAGGCTGTGTCCTGTAGAGCGACAGCTCCAGCTCCCGGAGCCGGAGGCCGGCTGGTGCCAGCATGTCATTACGATGCCTTAGTTTTTGGTTCATGTGTTTGTGCCCAGCTGTATTTCCTTGATCTTGCATTGATTCAGACCGAGATCCTGGAGATGAGATTAGTGTGCCAAAAGGCGCCAGCCAGGCTTATGCCCTACGTGCACGGCTCGTGAGCTCTTCCCTTGGGCTAATCTGGAACACGGAGATTATCAAACTCTTGCTGAGTGGTGTCAGGTGAAGGGTTCAGATGCCCTGGGACTGAAATGCTTTCCGCTGACACCAGCAATACCCGAGTGCCCCGGTCAGCAGCCTCGCCTTCACTGTGCGTTGCCTCTGTTGTCAGACAGAGaggaggcctcagtttccattttccttcGTGACAAGGGAGATAGGGTAGGCCCGCTCCTGCCCAGACAGGAGTGAACGGGAGGGAGCCAGTCTCCCAGCTCAGGAGATGGCTGGGGAGAAGCCTGCTGGGGTCCAGTTTGGCGGATGTCAGGCCATCTGCCCCAGGCAAGTCCTTCCCCCA
This window contains:
- the NPC1L1 gene encoding LOW QUALITY PROTEIN: NPC1-like intracellular cholesterol transporter 1 (The sequence of the model RefSeq protein was modified relative to this genomic sequence to represent the inferred CDS: inserted 2 bases in 1 codon), with the protein product MAEAGLRGWLLGALLLHLAQGQPYTPIHQPGYCAFYDECGKNPELSGGLAPLLNVSCLSNTPAVHVTGNHLALLQRICPRLYAGPDATYACCSSKQLVSLEASLAVTKALLTRCPACSDNFVSLHCHNTCSPNQSLFINVTRVAGGGGGQPQAVVAYEAFYQSSFAQRAYDSCSRVRIPAAATLAVGTMCGVYGSALCNAQRWLNFQGDTGNGLAPLDITFHLLEPGQAPGSGIQPLNGEIRPCNESEGNDTSACSCQDCAASCPIIVQPEALDATFYLGRMAGGLALVIILCSALALLTAFLVGTRVAASCRQDKMPEPKAGTSLSDRLSLSTHTVLSQCFQGWGTWVASWPLTILFLSIAVVLALSGGLAFVELTTDPVELWSAPSSQARSEKAFHDQHFGPFFRTNQVILTAPSQPSYRYDSLLLGPKNFSGILVSDLLLEVLELQETLRHLQVWSAAEQRNVSLQDICFAPLNPRNTSLSDCCVNSLLQYFQNNRTLLLLTANQTLMGQTSQVDWRDHFLYCANAPLTFKDGTALSLSCMADYGGPVFPFLAVGGYKGKDYSEAEALIMTFSLNNYAPGDPLLAQAKLWEAAFLEELKAFQERTAGRFQVAFMAERSLEDEINRTTAQDLPIFGVSYIVIFLYIALALGSYSSWRRVPVDSKVTLGLGGVSVVLGAVTAAMGLFSYLGVPSSLVILQVVPFLVLAVGADNIFIFVLEYQRLPRRPGERREAHIGRALGRVAPSMLLCSLSEAICFFLGALTPMPAVRTFALTSGFAVVLDFLLQVSAFVALLSLDSRRQEASRLDVCCCVGAPKLPPPDQSEGFLLQFFRKFYVPFLLHRLTRVVVLLLFVGLFGVGLYFTCHVSVGLDQELALPKDSYLLDYFFDLNRYFEVGAPVYFVTTGGYNFSSEAGMNAICSSAGCDSYSLTQKIQYATEFPDESYLAISASSWVDDFIDWLTPSSCCRLYAFGAHKDEFCPSTVNSPACLKNCMSFTLGPVRPTDEQFHKYLPWFLSDPPNIKCPKGGLAAYNTSVHLGPSGEVLASRFMAYHKPLRNSQDYTEALRAARALAANITAHLRQVPGTDPAFEVFPYTITNVFYEQYLNVVPEGLFMLAICLLPTFIVCCLLLGMDLRSGLLNLFSIVMILVDTVGFMALWGISYNAVSLINLVTAVGISVEFVSHITRAFAISTRPTRLERAKEATVFMGSAVFAGVAMTNLPGILVLGLAKAQLIQIFFFRLNLLITVLGLLHGLVFXPVVLSYVGPDVNAALVLEQKQMEEAPKASMASCPSHPGPTSKASSTYVNHGFEHSTESGLDSSLPRSGHKF